GTCCACGACGACGTCGTCCTGCTCGCCGATGACGCAGCCCCAGCGCTCGCCCGCGTGGCGCGCGCCCACGAGCATGCGCTTCTCGCCCCCGTCGCGGTCGGTGAGGACCACGGCGACGCCGCTCCCCTCGTGCTCGTCGTCACCCTCGCGCGTCCAGCCGATCACGTCCGGCGCGTCCAGGAAGTCGTGCTGCGGGCCGTAGGCGAAGCGCCGGCGGATCTCCATCAGCAGCGGGAGCTCCCCGACCGCGGGTATGTTGCCGTCGTTGGGCATCCCGTAGAGGTCTCCGTAGAAGACGCAGGGGTAGCCGGCCTCGCGCAGGAGGATCAGCGCGTAGGCAGCGGGCTTGAACCACGTCTGGACGAAGGACTGCAGCGCCTGGCCGGGCTGGGTGTCATGGTTCTCGGCAAAGGTCACGGCATGCACCGGGTCGCGCTCCACGAGCGTGCCCGAGAAGATCTTTGAGAGGTCGACGTCACCGTTGGAGCAGCTCGCGCGATAGAGGTTGTAGTGCAGCGGCACGTCGAAGAGCGACATCGCGCGCTCGTCGCCGAGATAGGCGGCGAGCTCGTCCGCCGTGCGGGCCCAGTACTCGCCCACGGTGAAGAGCTCCCTGCCGGCGTGCGCCCGCACGGCATCGAGCCAGCGCAGGTAGAACCCGCGGTCGATGTGCTTGAGCGCGTCCAGCCGGAAGCCGTCGAGCCCGCAGGCGTCCACGTACCAGCAGCCCCAGCGCACGAGCTCCTCGAAGACGCGCGGGTCGTTCACGTCCACGTCCGCGCCCATGAGGTAGTCGTAGTTGGCGTTCTCGCTGCGGTCCACGGCGTCGTCCCAGTGCTTGCCGTCAAAGAGGAAGATCGCCCTGCGCTTGGCGCGGTCGTCCCAGTCGACGCCGTGGAAGCACGTCCAGTCCCAGGTGAAGTCCGAGTAGGCCCCGGCGCGACCGGGGAACGAGAAGCGCGTCCACGCCGAGATGGTCTGCGGCGCGCCGACCATCTCGCCGCGGTTGCCCGCCTGCACCTCCTGCGCGAGGACGTCCTCGCAGCCGTCCGCGCCGAGGCGCTGGTTGAGCACGACGTCCGCCAGGGCCTGGATGCCGCTGCCCTGCAGCGCGCGCACCGCGGCCTCGTACTCCGCGCGCGTGCCGTACTTGGTGCGCACGCTCCCCTTCTGGTCGAACTCACCGAGGTCGTAGGTGTCGTAGACGCCGTAGCCGACGTCCTCGGCGCCCTTCTCGCCCTTGTAGGCGGGAGGGAGCCAGACGGCCGTGATGCCCTCGTAGGCAAAGGCGGGGGCCTGCTCCGCCAGGCGGCGCCAGTGCGAGCCGTCGGGGGGCAGGTACCAGGAGAAGCCCTGGAGCATGGTTCCGTTCGTCACGATTCCTCCGTGATCTCCTGCCCGGACACGAGGGCCATGCCCGCCGCTGCGGAGAGCTCCTCGGGCGTGGGCTGTCGGTCTATGCGAACGGCCAGGTAGACGCAGGCAGCCATGAAGACGATGTCGAGCACGAGGTCAAACGAGAGGCCAAAGACGCCACGCTCCGCCACGCGTCCGGCCGCCTGGACGACGTCGAGCGCGAGCGAGATCGACGCCACCACCAGAAACGGCTTGATCTTCTGCGGGCGGTTGGACCCCCAGATGCCGAGCGCGCCCACGCCGATGCTCAGGCCGGCGGCAACACCACCCGCGATGACCAGCGCATAGAGCGTGCCCGTCACCGTGACCGGCACGCCCGAGATGACCGCGCGCTCCCCCTCGCCGTAGACGACGAGCGCGGCGCCGAGCACGCAGACCACCACGAGGGTGAGCGCGCCCTTGAGGATGACCAGCTCGGA
Above is a genomic segment from Olsenella timonensis containing:
- a CDS encoding alpha-amylase, producing the protein MTNGTMLQGFSWYLPPDGSHWRRLAEQAPAFAYEGITAVWLPPAYKGEKGAEDVGYGVYDTYDLGEFDQKGSVRTKYGTRAEYEAAVRALQGSGIQALADVVLNQRLGADGCEDVLAQEVQAGNRGEMVGAPQTISAWTRFSFPGRAGAYSDFTWDWTCFHGVDWDDRAKRRAIFLFDGKHWDDAVDRSENANYDYLMGADVDVNDPRVFEELVRWGCWYVDACGLDGFRLDALKHIDRGFYLRWLDAVRAHAGRELFTVGEYWARTADELAAYLGDERAMSLFDVPLHYNLYRASCSNGDVDLSKIFSGTLVERDPVHAVTFAENHDTQPGQALQSFVQTWFKPAAYALILLREAGYPCVFYGDLYGMPNDGNIPAVGELPLLMEIRRRFAYGPQHDFLDAPDVIGWTREGDDEHEGSGVAVVLTDRDGGEKRMLVGARHAGERWGCVIGEQDDVVVDADGWATFRTLGGRLSVYLPERTADALEHDPQLHRIAREISADTEEMRA